Proteins from one Xiphophorus hellerii strain 12219 chromosome 8, Xiphophorus_hellerii-4.1, whole genome shotgun sequence genomic window:
- the hcar2 gene encoding proteinase-activated receptor 3, with product MEFNVSGLYISQRSANFSGDITIYESCKDMPGVLIWYFSLQFTNMFLGIPANITVLWLIHKNKRDSSTSDIFIVHLAVLDVLFCLIPPLELASIVFLTTRSTWYALRFFYGIKDFSPLFLSCICLDRYIAVIHPIFFTRLKDHPYRPALAVLVWLIILAYSSAKCVGNIVHFELVFTVMILSTFAFMVFCNIVILWALKQSRPGQDAKHPVKKRAFNMVLIILAIIVFNYFPPVALLPFQEYFSKDVFRCYIHYVAFGLMDLSSTIQPMLYLSKEKFPWRLNCCRTTTNETQTNSVSREIWCLSQQSQNVSEGLF from the exons ATGGAGTTCAACGTCTCTGGGCTTTACATCTCTCAGAGATCTGCAAATTTCAGTGGTGATATAACCATCTATGAGAGCTGCAAAGACATGCCAGGAGTTCTTATCTGGTATTTCAGCCTGCAGTTCACCAACATGTTCCTGGGCATCCCGGCCAACATCACAGTGCTGTGGCTCATCCACAAGAACAAGAGAGACTCCTCCACCTCGGATATTTTCATTGTTCACCTGGCAGTTCTTGACGTGCTGTTCTGTCTCATCCCTCCGCTGGAGCTGGCCAGCATCGTTTTCCTCACCACCAGAAGCACCTGGTACGCCCTGCGCTTCTTCTACGGCATAAAAGACTTCTCTCCGCTCTTTCTGTCCTGCATCTGCCTGGACCGTTACATCGCCGTGATCCACCCCATCTTCTTCACCAGGCTGAAGGACCATCCGTACAGGCCGGCGCTGGCCGTCCTGGTTTGGCTCATTATTCTGGCCTACTCTTCAGCTAAATGTGTTGGAAACATTGTGCATTTTGAACTGGTCTTCACAGTGATGATCCTCTCAACGTTTGCTTTCATGGTGTTTTGCAACATAGTGATTCTCTGGGCCCTGAAGCAGTCCAGGCCCGGCCAGGACGCAAAGCATCCGGTGAAGAAGAGAGCCTTCAACATGGTTCTGATAATCCTGGCCATCATTGTCTTCAACTACTTCCCTCCTGTTGCACTGCTCCCCTTTCAAGAATACTTCTCTAAAGACGTATTTCGCTGCTATATACACTATGTCGCTTTTGGCTTGATGGACTTAAGCAGCACCATTCAACCTATGCTTTATCTATCCAAGGAAAAGTTCCCATGGAGACTCAACTGCTGCAGAACCACAACCAACGAGACACAAACAAA TTCAGTCTCACGGGAGATTTGGTGCTTATCCCAGCAGTCACAGAACGTCAGCGAGGGATTATTCTGA